A region of Beijerinckia sp. 28-YEA-48 DNA encodes the following proteins:
- a CDS encoding MarR family transcriptional regulator, with product MVAARPAALAPQAGKERLRLWIRILRVSRLIEAELRDKLKTEFDTTLPRFDVMAALYREPDGMLMSDLSRYLLVSNGNVTGIIDRLVADGFVVRALREGDRRTSMVSLTKSGRTFFAKMAAVHEGWVNARLADIGEGEAHELASVLQSFRSNWEAET from the coding sequence ATGGTAGCCGCCCGGCCTGCCGCGCTTGCGCCGCAAGCCGGCAAAGAGCGGCTGCGGCTGTGGATCCGCATCCTGCGCGTCTCGCGCCTGATCGAAGCGGAGCTGCGCGACAAGCTGAAAACCGAATTCGACACCACCCTGCCGCGCTTCGACGTGATGGCCGCGCTCTACCGCGAGCCCGACGGCATGTTGATGAGCGATCTCTCGCGCTATCTTTTGGTCTCCAATGGCAATGTCACCGGCATCATCGATCGTCTGGTAGCCGATGGCTTTGTCGTGCGCGCCTTGCGCGAAGGCGACCGCCGCACCTCCATGGTGAGCCTGACCAAGAGCGGCCGTACCTTCTTCGCCAAAATGGCCGCCGTTCACGAAGGCTGGGTCAATGCCCGTCTCGCCGACATTGGCGAAGGCGAGGCGCATGAACTGGCCTCCGTTTTGCAATCATTCCGCAGCAATTGGGAAGCCGAGACATGA
- a CDS encoding amidohydrolase family protein yields the protein MTIDMHAHWLPEAFCDAMRARSTPPFIRRKDDGREYLESSFNSSPLAQRESAEQRIIEMDKAGVACGVLSLTPVYGVERLPSAEAVPLCQAFNDAVAAVCAQYPGRFSGLAALPVADMQETLSEFHRIMAMPGMVGALLPGDGFLSTKRAEKFRPLFEAANALGAVFLVHYAKIADDPEAPKVDASDNGHSRVGTLDMQARLSSNMITFCMTDFLKSFPNVTVLSHNLGGNIPFEVDRLDHRSLLDRPQDELPSKRIREASVLVDCNSLGAKAIELAVDCYGVERIVYGSDGTGFGMDWTNKAIADARISDAEKAAILHNNAARALARVRRPQ from the coding sequence ATGACCATCGACATGCATGCGCATTGGCTGCCGGAGGCTTTCTGCGACGCCATGCGGGCGCGCAGCACGCCGCCGTTCATTCGCCGCAAGGACGACGGTCGCGAATATCTCGAATCCTCGTTCAATTCCTCGCCTTTGGCGCAGCGCGAAAGTGCTGAGCAGCGCATCATCGAAATGGACAAGGCCGGTGTCGCGTGCGGTGTGTTGTCCCTGACCCCGGTTTACGGCGTCGAGCGGCTGCCCAGCGCCGAGGCGGTGCCGCTCTGCCAAGCATTCAACGATGCGGTGGCCGCCGTTTGTGCGCAATATCCGGGACGGTTCAGCGGCCTTGCCGCACTGCCTGTCGCCGACATGCAGGAAACGCTGAGCGAATTTCATCGCATCATGGCCATGCCGGGCATGGTCGGAGCATTGCTGCCGGGCGACGGCTTTCTATCCACCAAGCGCGCCGAAAAGTTCCGGCCGCTGTTTGAGGCCGCCAATGCGCTGGGCGCCGTCTTCCTGGTTCACTACGCCAAGATTGCCGACGATCCGGAGGCGCCGAAGGTGGATGCCTCGGACAATGGCCATTCGCGGGTCGGCACGCTCGACATGCAGGCGCGCCTGTCGTCGAACATGATCACCTTCTGCATGACTGATTTTTTGAAGTCTTTTCCGAACGTGACGGTGCTGTCGCACAATCTCGGCGGCAATATCCCCTTCGAGGTCGACCGGCTCGATCACCGCAGCCTGCTCGACCGGCCGCAGGACGAATTGCCGTCGAAGCGGATCCGGGAAGCCTCGGTGCTGGTCGATTGCAATTCACTGGGCGCCAAGGCGATCGAATTGGCCGTCGATTGCTATGGGGTTGAGCGCATCGTCTATGGCTCGGACGGCACCGGTTTCGGCATGGACTGGACGAACAAGGCGATTGCCGACGCTCGCATTTCCGACGCGGAGAAGGCGGCGATCCTGCACAACAATGCGGCACGCGCTCTGGCGCGGGTCCGCAGACCGCAATAA
- a CDS encoding enoyl-CoA hydratase family protein — translation MTAMATRKPQHFFWEVSDRIARVKLLRPERKNPLTFESYAELRDTFRDLVYADDIDAVVFLSNGGNFCSGGDVHDIIGPLIGLDMKGLLTFTRMTGDLVKAMIHCGKPIIAAVDGVAVGAGAIVAMASDIRIGTPQAKTAFLFTRVGLAGCDMGACAILPRIIGQGRAAELLYTGRTMSAEEGERWGFFNRLVAPEQLDAEAIDLAKRITAGPTFAHGITKTQLNQEWSMSLDQAIESEAQAQAICMQTQDFGRAYEAFVAKRKPVFEGN, via the coding sequence ATGACAGCTATGGCCACACGCAAGCCGCAGCATTTCTTCTGGGAAGTTAGCGATCGCATCGCCCGGGTGAAGCTTCTGCGCCCAGAGCGCAAGAATCCGCTGACGTTTGAATCCTATGCCGAGCTGCGCGACACGTTTCGCGATCTCGTCTACGCCGACGACATTGACGCCGTGGTATTTCTCTCTAACGGCGGTAATTTCTGTTCCGGCGGCGATGTGCATGACATCATCGGCCCGCTGATCGGCCTGGACATGAAGGGTCTCCTCACCTTCACGCGCATGACCGGCGATCTCGTCAAGGCGATGATCCATTGCGGCAAGCCCATTATCGCTGCTGTCGACGGCGTCGCGGTCGGCGCCGGCGCCATCGTTGCCATGGCCTCCGATATCCGGATTGGAACGCCGCAGGCCAAGACCGCCTTCCTCTTCACCCGCGTCGGCCTTGCCGGCTGCGACATGGGCGCTTGCGCCATCCTGCCGCGCATCATCGGCCAGGGTCGCGCCGCTGAACTGCTGTATACGGGCCGCACCATGAGTGCGGAAGAAGGCGAGCGTTGGGGTTTCTTCAACCGGCTCGTCGCACCCGAACAGCTCGACGCCGAGGCGATCGATCTCGCCAAGCGCATCACCGCAGGACCAACCTTCGCCCACGGCATCACCAAGACGCAGCTGAACCAGGAATGGTCGATGAGCCTCGATCAGGCCATCGAATCCGAGGCGCAGGCCCAGGCGATCTGCATGCAGACGCAGGACTTCGGCCGCGCCTACGAGGCTTTCGTCGCCAAGCGCAAACCCGTGTTTGAAGGAAACTAA
- a CDS encoding RidA family protein — MHQILQPDGWKKPIGYSNGISATGRTIHVGGQIGWNANCEFETDDFVAQVRQTLQNIVDVLAAGDAKPEHIVSMTWYFTNKREYLDNLKGIGGAYRDIIGRHYPAMAGVQVVALIEDRAKIEIQATAVVP, encoded by the coding sequence ATGCATCAGATCCTGCAACCTGACGGCTGGAAGAAGCCCATCGGCTATTCCAATGGCATATCCGCCACGGGCCGCACCATCCATGTCGGTGGCCAGATCGGCTGGAACGCCAATTGCGAATTCGAGACCGACGACTTCGTCGCCCAGGTGCGCCAGACCTTGCAGAACATCGTTGATGTCCTCGCTGCCGGCGACGCCAAGCCCGAGCACATCGTCTCGATGACCTGGTACTTCACCAACAAGCGCGAATATCTCGACAATCTGAAAGGCATCGGCGGCGCCTATCGTGACATCATCGGCCGACACTATCCGGCCATGGCCGGCGTGCAGGTGGTCGCCCTGATCGAAGATCGCGCCAAGATCGAAATTCAAGCCACGGCGGTCGTGCCCTAA
- the bcsN gene encoding cellulose biosynthesis protein BcsN: protein MKHWFVLPLVLLTAACGRSSSEQRFLSRDESTATVATVPVTANPTGDATFTQAVMLLPIEAGAVTRIRERNYPNGTRQDIVMGFDAGTKAENVLEVSIETASSPGGPNMLQAGKPSERGIQSEILSRFRGIQMNIVTKPMQNALGPFGLAIGKQSNGHRCIYAWQWVDNIRDAGPNRSSFARFGSVLGGRAAPASIRVRLCSGTKDLDTLASAVESLQMGEPEALARVLMMDRRNIDPGVAAVDSGRGVAATGITAPVTRVGSLESALSGGRPVTEARQQVAAQPRPARRVARHKPREPQDEPRQAASPPVQQLPPATTLVPQQPPQPSGPRYLGPVPQQAAVPQMAPQAGTYASGAPVPQRLNPNLPAQAYRGPTSQEPYRPPNSRQ from the coding sequence ATGAAACATTGGTTTGTCCTGCCTCTCGTGCTGCTCACGGCCGCCTGCGGCAGATCCTCCAGCGAGCAGCGCTTTCTCTCACGTGATGAATCCACCGCCACGGTCGCAACCGTTCCCGTCACCGCCAATCCCACTGGCGACGCGACCTTCACCCAGGCCGTGATGTTGCTGCCGATCGAAGCGGGCGCGGTGACGCGCATCCGCGAGCGCAACTATCCCAATGGCACGCGCCAGGATATCGTGATGGGCTTCGATGCCGGCACGAAAGCCGAGAACGTGCTCGAAGTCAGCATCGAAACCGCATCTTCGCCCGGCGGCCCGAACATGCTGCAGGCCGGCAAGCCGTCAGAGCGCGGCATTCAATCGGAGATTCTGTCGCGGTTTCGCGGCATTCAGATGAACATCGTCACCAAGCCGATGCAGAATGCGCTCGGCCCCTTCGGTCTCGCCATCGGCAAGCAGAGCAACGGCCATCGCTGCATCTACGCCTGGCAGTGGGTCGACAATATTCGCGACGCCGGACCAAACCGTTCAAGCTTCGCGCGCTTCGGCTCGGTGCTCGGCGGACGTGCCGCACCGGCTTCGATCCGCGTGCGCCTGTGCAGCGGCACCAAGGACCTCGATACATTGGCGAGCGCCGTCGAGTCCTTGCAGATGGGCGAGCCGGAAGCCCTCGCCCGTGTGCTGATGATGGATCGCCGCAATATCGATCCAGGTGTCGCCGCCGTTGACAGCGGTCGCGGCGTAGCGGCCACCGGGATCACCGCCCCCGTCACCCGGGTCGGCAGCCTGGAAAGCGCTCTGAGCGGCGGTCGCCCCGTCACCGAAGCCCGGCAACAAGTGGCAGCCCAGCCGCGCCCGGCCCGGCGCGTTGCCCGCCACAAGCCGCGCGAACCGCAAGACGAGCCGCGTCAGGCCGCCAGTCCCCCGGTCCAGCAGCTGCCGCCGGCCACCACCCTAGTACCGCAGCAGCCACCCCAGCCCAGCGGGCCGCGCTACCTCGGCCCGGTGCCCCAGCAGGCGGCAGTTCCGCAGATGGCCCCGCAAGCGGGAACTTATGCCTCGGGCGCCCCGGTGCCGCAGCGGCTCAACCCCAACCTGCCGGCGCAGGCCTATCGCGGCCCAACGTCGCAGGAGCCGTATCGGCCGCCCAATTCCCGTCAATAA
- a CDS encoding VOC family protein has translation MPEDIRVGERQFNVGGVVLDRPFQIRRLGHFGLDVHDIDAGIAFYTRMFGLKIADPIDFGARMPAEEQGKHGSGIGYFMRHGTDHHSFVLFPRRVRRVLLKHLPPHMTINQITWQVGSLREVVDGSTWLKGGGIRVARAGRDNPGSNWHAYPVDPEGHTNEIYYGIEQIGWDGLSKPKGMHRRDYHDSPALPHRSEFAEVEEGLAAKIAVADGYRFKEPLDEKYDVGGILLGRPFKVTKIGPIRLFAEDVDAVTAFYRDTMGLRFTEEVTWNGHRCTFLRANTEHHSLAIYPVALREELGLSPHTSLFSCGFQVGDYTQLRDAVAFLEGEGVTVRKLPPELFPGVDYGAFAIDPDGHAIQLYHHMEQIGWDGRPMPANLRRKVDNANWPQTLPAQSDSFNGEVYLGPWN, from the coding sequence ATGCCTGAAGATATTCGGGTCGGAGAACGGCAATTCAACGTGGGCGGCGTGGTGCTTGACCGGCCCTTTCAAATCCGCCGCCTCGGCCATTTCGGATTGGACGTGCACGACATCGATGCGGGAATCGCGTTTTACACCCGCATGTTCGGATTGAAGATTGCCGATCCGATCGATTTTGGCGCGCGCATGCCGGCCGAGGAGCAGGGCAAGCACGGATCGGGCATCGGCTATTTTATGCGCCACGGCACCGACCATCATTCCTTCGTGCTGTTTCCGCGCCGGGTGCGCCGGGTGCTGCTGAAGCACCTGCCGCCGCACATGACCATCAATCAGATCACCTGGCAGGTCGGCAGCCTGCGCGAGGTCGTCGACGGCTCGACCTGGCTGAAGGGCGGCGGCATCCGCGTCGCCCGCGCCGGCCGCGATAATCCGGGTTCCAATTGGCATGCCTATCCGGTCGATCCGGAAGGCCACACCAATGAAATCTACTATGGCATCGAGCAGATCGGCTGGGACGGCCTGAGCAAGCCTAAGGGCATGCATCGGCGCGACTATCACGATTCACCGGCTCTGCCGCACCGCTCCGAATTCGCCGAGGTCGAGGAAGGACTGGCGGCCAAGATCGCCGTCGCCGACGGCTATCGTTTCAAGGAGCCGCTGGACGAAAAATACGATGTCGGCGGCATTCTGCTCGGTCGGCCGTTCAAGGTGACCAAGATCGGGCCGATCCGCCTCTTCGCCGAAGACGTTGACGCCGTCACCGCCTTCTACCGGGATACGATGGGACTGCGCTTCACCGAGGAGGTGACGTGGAACGGCCATCGCTGCACCTTCCTGCGCGCCAATACGGAGCACCATTCGCTGGCGATTTATCCGGTGGCGCTGCGTGAGGAACTCGGCCTGAGCCCCCATACATCGCTGTTCTCCTGCGGCTTTCAGGTCGGCGATTATACGCAATTGCGCGATGCCGTGGCGTTTCTGGAGGGTGAGGGCGTCACCGTGCGCAAGCTGCCGCCGGAGCTATTTCCCGGTGTCGACTACGGCGCCTTCGCCATCGATCCCGATGGCCACGCCATTCAGCTCTATCATCACATGGAGCAGATCGGCTGGGACGGTCGGCCGATGCCGGCGAACTTGCGCCGCAAGGTCGATAATGCGAATTGGCCGCAGACATTGCCGGCGCAGAGCGACAGCTTTAATGGCGAGGTCTATCTCGGGCCTTGGAATTGA
- a CDS encoding SDR family NAD(P)-dependent oxidoreductase has protein sequence MSVKQHALVTGGGTGVGRAVALALADAGIDVTITGRRAAPLEAVAKNNPRIDIAVADVTDEAAMAAVHAKADADGAPFDIVIANAGMAMSGPAARTSLVDWQTSLAVNLTGAFLTVKPALSPMAKRKSGRIIFIASTAGLKGYAYVAPYVAAKHGVVGLMRALATETAKSGVTVNAICPGFTETELLADSIERITAKTGRSAEEARAELAAANPQGRFVQPREIAAAVLWLIGDGAQSITGQTISISGGETW, from the coding sequence ATGAGCGTCAAACAGCATGCTCTTGTGACGGGAGGAGGAACCGGCGTCGGCAGGGCTGTTGCTCTGGCGCTGGCGGACGCCGGCATCGACGTCACCATCACCGGCCGCCGCGCCGCACCCCTCGAGGCGGTGGCGAAAAACAATCCGCGCATCGACATCGCCGTCGCCGATGTCACCGATGAGGCCGCCATGGCCGCCGTTCATGCCAAGGCCGACGCGGACGGCGCGCCCTTCGACATTGTCATCGCCAATGCCGGCATGGCGATGAGTGGGCCCGCCGCCCGCACATCGCTTGTCGATTGGCAGACCAGCCTCGCCGTCAATCTCACCGGCGCCTTCCTCACCGTGAAGCCGGCGCTGAGCCCCATGGCCAAACGCAAGAGCGGCCGTATCATTTTCATCGCCTCGACCGCCGGCCTCAAGGGCTATGCCTATGTGGCGCCCTATGTCGCCGCCAAACATGGTGTCGTCGGCCTGATGCGCGCGCTTGCGACTGAGACGGCCAAGAGCGGCGTCACCGTCAACGCCATCTGCCCCGGCTTCACCGAAACCGAACTGCTGGCGGATTCGATCGAGCGTATCACCGCCAAGACCGGCCGCAGCGCCGAAGAGGCCCGCGCCGAACTCGCCGCCGCCAATCCGCAAGGACGTTTCGTCCAGCCACGAGAGATCGCCGCCGCTGTGCTCTGGCTGATCGGCGATGGCGCGCAGTCGATCACCGGCCAGACCATCTCCATCTCCGGAGGCGAAACATGGTAG
- a CDS encoding fumarylacetoacetate hydrolase family protein — protein MKFLTYKSGKELKVGVLDEENGVLDVVLAAKKLLKTDLPDTLRDIIAGGPSALSTAKKALKAAQAKPKGMFTPLKKVKIATPLPGATKNVFCVGRNYKLHIEEMAATRGIPPNYPKMPEFFSKPPTTIVGHEDKVERHADYTNELDYEVELAVVIGKKGRNISEANALKHVWGYTVVNDVTARDAQRNHGQFFKGKSYDSHCPIGPYVVTADEFGQPGGHNLTLKVNGKIRQDSNTSDLYFGVPRIIESLSGALTLEPGDIIATGTPSGVAAGMKKPEFLQVGDIVEAEVEGIGVLRNKIVD, from the coding sequence GTGAAGTTTCTGACTTACAAATCCGGGAAAGAGTTGAAGGTCGGCGTACTGGACGAAGAGAATGGTGTGCTCGACGTCGTGCTGGCGGCCAAGAAGCTTTTGAAGACCGACCTGCCCGACACGCTGCGCGACATTATCGCTGGCGGCCCGAGCGCCCTGTCGACGGCCAAGAAGGCCCTCAAGGCGGCGCAGGCGAAGCCGAAGGGCATGTTCACGCCGCTCAAGAAGGTGAAGATCGCGACGCCGCTGCCCGGCGCCACGAAGAACGTCTTCTGCGTCGGCCGTAACTACAAGCTGCACATCGAAGAAATGGCCGCCACGCGTGGCATCCCGCCGAACTACCCGAAAATGCCGGAATTCTTCTCCAAGCCGCCGACCACCATCGTCGGCCACGAGGACAAGGTCGAGCGGCACGCCGACTACACCAACGAGCTCGATTACGAAGTCGAACTTGCTGTCGTTATCGGCAAGAAGGGTCGCAACATTTCCGAAGCCAATGCGCTCAAGCATGTGTGGGGCTATACGGTCGTCAACGACGTCACCGCCCGCGACGCGCAGCGCAATCACGGCCAGTTCTTCAAGGGCAAGAGCTATGACTCGCATTGCCCGATCGGCCCCTATGTCGTCACCGCCGACGAATTCGGTCAGCCAGGCGGCCATAACCTGACCCTCAAGGTCAATGGCAAGATCCGCCAGGATTCGAACACGTCCGACCTCTATTTCGGCGTGCCGCGCATCATCGAAAGCCTGTCGGGCGCGCTGACGCTCGAGCCGGGCGACATCATCGCCACGGGCACGCCGTCGGGCGTTGCCGCTGGCATGAAGAAGCCGGAATTCCTGCAGGTCGGCGACATCGTCGAGGCCGAGGTCGAAGGCATCGGCGTGCTGCGCAACAAGATCGTCGACTAA
- a CDS encoding bifunctional salicylyl-CoA 5-hydroxylase/oxidoreductase yields MRIVCIGGGPAGLYFGLLMKKLHPEHSISVVERNRPYDTFGWGVVFSDATMEAMRAWDPESATEIEDAFNHWDDIELVFKGKKLRTSGHGFVGIGRKKLLNILQRRCEALGVELVFERDVNSDLEFADADLIIASDGVNSKIRNRYPEVFQPDLVVRPNRFIWLGTKKLFDAFTFDFQRTEHGWFQSHIYKFDAETSTFIIETTEETYLAHGLDKMSQDESIAFCEKLFAETLEGAPLMTNARHVRGSAWINFSRLICGKWSHFNGQSQVVLMGDAAHTAHFAIGSGTKLAIDDAIELTRQFQTHGHAKENIPEVLKVYEEIRRVDVARIQNAARNAMEWFEVVGERYADTLEPEQFMYSMLTRSQRISHENLRLRDKTWLESFEHWYAERAGVKGEKNKKERGLPPIFTPFTARGVTLPNRIVMSPMAMYSATDGLISDFHLVHIGSRAMGGAGLVFGEMTCTSADGRITPGCLGLWNEEQAAGWRRLADFVHHNSAAKIGIQIGHAGRKGSTKLAWDGIDQPLESGNWPLYSASALPYLPNSQVPHAMTQADMARIKADFVRSAELAVTTGVDWLELHCAHGYLLSSFLSPLTNQRNDEYGGSHENRARYPLEVFTAVRAVWPKDKPISVRLSCTDWAEGGNTADDAVIFARLFKEAGADMIDCSTGQVVKEEVPVFGRMWQTPFSDRIRNEIGIGTIAVGAISDADQANSIISAGRADLCAVARPHLADPAWALHEAAKIGLTSIPWPKQYYSGKSQYETLLARAEPARVK; encoded by the coding sequence TTGCGTATCGTCTGCATTGGTGGAGGACCGGCCGGCCTTTACTTCGGCCTGCTGATGAAAAAGCTGCACCCCGAACATTCCATTTCGGTGGTCGAGCGCAACCGTCCCTATGACACGTTCGGCTGGGGTGTCGTCTTCTCCGACGCCACCATGGAGGCCATGCGCGCCTGGGATCCGGAAAGCGCCACCGAGATCGAGGACGCCTTCAACCACTGGGACGACATCGAACTGGTGTTCAAGGGCAAGAAGCTGCGCACCAGCGGCCACGGCTTCGTCGGCATCGGTCGCAAGAAACTGCTCAACATCCTGCAGCGGCGCTGCGAAGCGCTTGGCGTCGAACTGGTGTTCGAACGCGACGTCAATTCCGATCTCGAATTCGCCGACGCCGATCTGATCATCGCCTCCGACGGCGTCAATTCGAAGATCCGCAACCGCTATCCGGAGGTCTTCCAGCCTGATCTCGTGGTGCGGCCCAACCGTTTCATCTGGCTCGGCACGAAGAAGCTGTTCGACGCCTTCACCTTCGATTTCCAGCGCACCGAACACGGCTGGTTCCAGTCCCATATCTATAAATTCGACGCCGAGACCTCGACCTTCATCATCGAGACCACGGAAGAGACCTATCTCGCTCACGGCCTCGACAAGATGAGCCAGGACGAGTCGATCGCCTTCTGCGAAAAGCTCTTCGCCGAGACGCTCGAAGGCGCGCCTTTGATGACCAATGCGCGCCATGTGCGTGGTTCCGCTTGGATCAATTTCAGCCGGCTGATCTGCGGCAAGTGGAGCCATTTCAACGGCCAGTCCCAGGTGGTGCTGATGGGCGATGCCGCTCATACCGCGCATTTCGCCATCGGCTCGGGCACCAAGCTTGCCATCGACGACGCCATCGAACTGACCCGCCAGTTCCAGACCCATGGCCACGCCAAGGAAAACATCCCCGAAGTCCTGAAGGTCTACGAGGAAATCCGCCGGGTCGATGTCGCCCGCATTCAAAACGCGGCGCGTAATGCCATGGAATGGTTCGAAGTGGTCGGCGAGCGCTATGCCGACACGCTCGAGCCGGAACAGTTCATGTATTCCATGCTGACGCGCTCACAGCGCATCAGCCACGAGAACCTGCGCCTGCGCGACAAGACCTGGCTGGAAAGCTTCGAGCATTGGTATGCCGAACGCGCCGGCGTGAAGGGCGAGAAGAATAAAAAAGAGCGCGGCCTGCCGCCAATCTTCACGCCGTTTACGGCGCGCGGCGTCACCCTGCCAAACCGCATCGTCATGTCGCCGATGGCGATGTACTCAGCCACGGACGGGCTGATCAGCGATTTCCATCTCGTCCATATCGGCTCGCGCGCCATGGGCGGCGCCGGCCTCGTCTTCGGCGAAATGACCTGCACCTCAGCCGATGGACGCATCACGCCGGGCTGCCTTGGCCTATGGAACGAAGAACAGGCCGCCGGCTGGCGCCGCCTCGCCGATTTCGTGCATCATAACAGCGCGGCCAAGATCGGCATCCAGATCGGCCATGCCGGCCGCAAGGGCTCCACCAAACTGGCCTGGGACGGCATCGACCAACCGCTCGAAAGCGGCAACTGGCCGCTCTATTCAGCCTCGGCTCTGCCCTATCTGCCCAACAGCCAGGTGCCGCATGCGATGACGCAAGCGGACATGGCGCGGATCAAGGCCGACTTCGTGCGCTCGGCCGAGCTTGCCGTCACCACCGGCGTCGACTGGCTCGAACTGCACTGCGCCCACGGCTATCTGCTCTCGAGCTTCCTGTCGCCGCTGACCAATCAGCGCAACGACGAATACGGTGGCAGCCACGAGAACCGCGCCCGCTATCCGCTTGAGGTCTTCACCGCCGTGCGCGCCGTCTGGCCGAAGGACAAGCCGATCTCGGTTCGCCTGTCCTGCACCGACTGGGCCGAGGGCGGCAACACGGCTGACGACGCCGTAATCTTCGCCCGCCTGTTCAAAGAAGCCGGCGCCGACATGATCGACTGCTCCACCGGCCAGGTGGTGAAGGAAGAAGTGCCGGTGTTTGGCCGCATGTGGCAGACGCCGTTCTCCGATCGCATCCGCAACGAAATCGGCATCGGCACCATCGCGGTTGGCGCGATCTCCGACGCCGACCAGGCCAACTCCATCATCTCCGCCGGTCGCGCCGATCTGTGTGCTGTCGCCAGACCGCATCTGGCCGACCCGGCCTGGGCCCTGCATGAAGCCGCCAAGATCGGCCTCACCTCGATCCCCTGGCCGAAACAATATTATTCCGGCAAATCGCAATATGAGACCCTGCTGGCCCGTGCTGAACCAGCGCGCGTGAAGTGA
- a CDS encoding cyclase family protein, translating to MGRRIVDISVPLEAGIASDPPGLEPKIKYIDHKEQAPQVARYFPGLKPEDLPDGEGWAIEHCQITTHNGTHLDAPWHYASTMDGGKRAITIDEVPLDWCFQPAIKLDFRHFADGYVATADDVEKELARIGHSLRPLDIVLVNTAAGTRYGQPDYVPTGCGMGREATLYLTSRGVRVTGTDAWSWDAPFGFTAQRYAQTGDASIIWEGHKAGREIGYCHIEKLHNLENLPAKGFSVACFPVKVKGGSAGWTRAVAIFED from the coding sequence ATGGGCCGCCGTATTGTCGACATTTCCGTGCCGCTGGAAGCCGGGATCGCCTCGGATCCACCAGGCCTCGAACCGAAAATCAAGTACATCGACCACAAGGAGCAAGCCCCGCAGGTCGCCCGCTATTTCCCCGGCCTGAAACCGGAAGACCTGCCCGACGGCGAGGGCTGGGCGATCGAGCATTGCCAGATCACCACGCACAACGGCACCCATCTCGACGCACCCTGGCACTATGCCTCGACCATGGATGGCGGCAAACGCGCCATCACCATCGATGAAGTGCCACTCGATTGGTGCTTTCAACCGGCGATCAAACTCGACTTCCGCCATTTTGCCGACGGCTATGTCGCCACCGCTGATGATGTGGAGAAGGAGCTGGCACGGATCGGCCACAGCCTGCGGCCGCTCGACATCGTTCTGGTCAATACCGCCGCCGGCACCCGCTACGGCCAGCCCGATTATGTGCCGACCGGCTGTGGCATGGGCCGCGAGGCGACCCTGTATTTGACCTCGCGCGGCGTGCGCGTCACCGGCACGGACGCTTGGTCATGGGACGCGCCCTTCGGTTTCACCGCCCAGCGCTATGCGCAAACCGGGGACGCCAGCATTATCTGGGAAGGCCACAAGGCCGGCCGCGAGATCGGCTACTGCCACATCGAGAAATTGCACAATCTCGAAAACCTGCCGGCCAAAGGTTTCTCGGTCGCCTGTTTCCCGGTGAAGGTGAAGGGCGGGTCTGCCGGCTGGACCCGCGCCGTCGCCATTTTCGAGGACTGA
- a CDS encoding invasion associated locus B family protein produces the protein MLSFFSFKTVFGAAGALLVAGTALAQTAEPSAADTAAAMERLRRAAQNTPAGAPAAATTGLANGATAINEVYEDWTVDCRIANDRKLCRLSQAQGNGQTRQTVFAIDLDVPRDNNLTGTVLMPLGVKLDAGAIVRLDDKPLGQGLRYSACVAQGCIAPLTIPAASVDALRKAQNISVASLNLQNDEPVVFRVSMKGFSAALDRLAQLAK, from the coding sequence ATGCTTTCATTTTTCTCATTCAAAACTGTTTTCGGCGCCGCCGGCGCGCTGCTCGTGGCCGGCACCGCGCTGGCGCAGACCGCCGAGCCGTCGGCCGCCGATACGGCCGCCGCCATGGAGCGGCTGCGGCGCGCCGCGCAGAACACGCCGGCCGGTGCTCCGGCTGCGGCGACCACCGGTCTCGCCAATGGCGCTACGGCCATCAACGAAGTCTACGAGGATTGGACCGTCGATTGCCGCATCGCCAATGACCGCAAGCTGTGCCGGCTGTCGCAAGCGCAGGGCAACGGCCAGACTCGCCAGACGGTGTTCGCCATCGATCTCGATGTCCCGCGTGACAACAATCTGACCGGCACCGTGTTGATGCCGCTCGGCGTCAAGCTCGATGCCGGTGCGATCGTGCGGCTCGACGACAAGCCGCTTGGCCAGGGCCTGCGCTATTCGGCCTGCGTCGCCCAGGGCTGTATCGCGCCTTTGACCATTCCGGCGGCCTCGGTGGATGCGCTGCGTAAGGCGCAGAACATCAGCGTCGCCTCGCTCAACCTGCAGAATGACGAGCCGGTGGTGTTCCGCGTCTCGATGAAGGGCTTTTCGGCGGCGCTCGATCGTCTCGCTCAGTTGGCGAAGTAG